agtcctaaggaatctacaagttttataacatactttttattctattttttattctatttttagcctttttatatacttctatttctagctaagtttttgataGTATGGattatatatctctcctaccttattttcatctctatcttttatacatttctattcctttctttttatttgcatatttccagtcacactaagttcttctgttcccctgtcttccatccatttttagtttatcttaacatatttataagcaacactatcgatctgttcagactccttgctctattctccagatgacacactgctttggtatttaatattaggtttctgtctttatcttagttcttagtacaattgtctaatttcattctgagaatctccattctgtctggtggtactctagctcttttttatacttGATCATAgatttcaatatctccctggatttgtgtttgtatgtgtaaggtgttgtttgtttctttctttttgctttcgtttctgttttgctctgttttggttttcaatttctgttggttttctctttgattatctgatagcatactggggttcttctgtcaggtctttctagtgccttatgtcttactggattcagtaattgtgtgtcttacacatgtatgtgtttcctagacttagtatttgtttgacccaacacttggacattagtctgaggcttggacagtcttctataaacacctctatcactgggacaagcaaccccagaagtttggactaccatgaggaaacaaagaaacaccatgcaggcaaaggagcaggaaaaaaacccacaagaccaaataaatgaagaggaaataggaaaaatgcctgcaaaagaattcagagtaatgatagtaaaaatgatacaaaatcttgatagcaaaataaagaaagtataagaaacagttcataagaactcagaagaactaaagaacaaacaaacagcaatgcataacaaaataactgaaattaaaaatactctagatggtataaccagcagaataactgaagcagaagaatgaataagtgagttggattatagaatgggggaaataactgccacagagcaggaaaaagaaaaaaagaataaaaagaatagaagacagtctcagagaccttggtgacaacattaagcataccaacattcgaatcataggcatcccagaagaagaagaaaaaaagaaaggatatgagaaaatatctgaagaggttatagtgaaaaacttcctcaacatgggaaaggaaataatgaaccaagtccaagaagcacagagagtcccatacagaataaacccaaggagaaatacaccaaggcacatattaatctaactaacaacaattaaacacaaagaaaaaatattaaaagcagcaagagaaaagcaataaataacatataagggaaaacccataaggataacagctagcctttctacaaaaactctgcaggccagaagggaatggcaagatatactgaaagtcctgaaagagagaaacctacagccaagaatactctacccagcaagaatcgcattcagatttgacggagaaatcaaaagctttccagacaagcaaaagttaagagaattcagcaccaccaaaccagccttacaacaagtgctaaaggaacttctctaagtaggaaacacacaaaaaaaggaaaacacctacaaatacaaacccaaaacaattaagaaaatggtaatcagaacacacatgtcaataatcaccttaaatgcaaatggattaaatgctccaaccaaaagacacagactggctgaatggatacaaaaacaagacccttctatatgctgcctacaagaaacccacttcagaccaagggacacaaatagactgaaagtaaagggatgggaaaagatattccatgcaaatgggagtcaaaagaaagctggagtagcaatactcatatcagacaaattagacttcaaagtaaagactattacaagagacaaggaaggacactacataatgatcaagggatccatccaagaagagcatatcacaatagtaaatatctatgcccccaacatagaagcacctcaatacataaggcaaatgataacagccataaaaggggacattgacaggaacacaataatagtgggagactcgaataccccacttacatcaagggacagatcatccaaacagaaaataaatcaggacacacaaggtttaaatgacacattagaccatcttgacttaattgatatttataggacattccatccaaaaattataGAATATACTCTCTTCCCGAGTGCACACGgaccattttccaggatagatcacaccttgggtcacaaatcaaacctcggtaaattcaagaaaattgaaatcatatcaagcatcttctcagaccacaatgcatgagactagatatcaattacaagaaaaaaaaactgtaaaaaatacaaactcatggaggctaaacaattcactcttaaacaaccaaggaatcactaaagaaatcaaagaggacatcaaaaaatatctagaaacaaacgacaatgaaaacacaacaacccaaaacctatgggacacagcaaaagcagttctaagagggaagtttatagcaatacagtcctacctcaagaaactagaaaaatatcgaataaacaaccaaaccttacacctaaaacaattagaaaaagaacaaagaaaccccaaagtgagcagaagcaaagaaatcataaagatcagagcagaaataaatgaaaaagaaaggaaggaaggaagcaatagcaaaaattaataaaactaaaagctgcttcattgagaagataaataaaattgatacaccattagccagactcatcaggaaaaagagggagaagatgcaaatcaacagaattagaaacgaaaaaggagaagtaacaatagacactgcagaaatacaaaagatcatgagagactactacaagcaactatatgccaatcaattggataacctggaagaaatggatagattcttagaaaactacaatcttccaagactgaaccaggaagaaatagaaaatgtgaacagaccaatcacaagtacggaaattgagactgtgattaaaaatctgccaacaaacaaaagcccagggccagatggattcacaggtgaatcctatcaaatatttcaagaagagctaacacctatccttctcaaactcttccaaaatactgcagaaagcggaacactcccaaactcattctacgaggccaccatcaccctgataccaaaacaaggcaaagatatcacaaaaaaagaaaattacagatcaatatcactgatgaatatggatgtaaaaatcctcaacaaaatactagctaacagaatccaacaacacattaaaaaaatcatacaccatgatcaagtggggtttatccctgggatgcaaggattcttcaatatgcacaaatcaatcaatgtgatacatcatatcaagaaattgaaggataaaaaccatatgatcatctcaatagatgcagaaaaagctttcacaaagttcaacatccatttatgataaaagctctccagaaaatgggcatagaaggaaattacctcaacataataaaagccatatatgagaaagcgaaagccaacatcgttctaaatggtgaaaaactgaaagaatttcctctaagaacaggaacaagacaagggtgtccactctcaccactattattcagtatagttttggaatttttagccacagcaatcagaaaagaaaaagaaagaaaaggaatccaaattggaaaagaagaagtaaaattgtcactctttgcagatgacatgatattatacatagaaaacctgaaagattctaccagaaaactgctagcactaattgatgaatttagtaaagtagcaggatacaaaattaatgcacagaaatctcttgcattcctatacactaacaacagaagagcagaaagagaaattaaggaaactctcccattcaccattgcaacgaaaagaatcaaatacctaggaataaacctgcctaaggaggtaaaagatctgtatgcagaaaactttaagatattgatgaaagaaatcaaagacgacacaaacagatggagggacataccatgttcctggattggaagaatcaacgttgtgaaaatgactgtactacccaaagcaatttacagattcaatgcaatcccgatcaaattaccaatggcatttttcacagaactagaacaagaaatcttacaatttgtatggaaacgcataagaccccgaatagccaaagcaatcatgagtaggaaaaacggagttggtggaatcaggcttcctgacttcaaactatactacaaggccatagtgatcaagacagtatggtactggcacaaaaatagaaaggaagatcaatggaatagaatagagaactcagaggtaagcccaaacacatatgggcaccttatctttgacaaaggaggcaaaaatatacaatggaaaaaagacagcctcttcaataagtggtgcttggaaaattggacagctacatgtaaaagaatgaaattagaacacttcctaacaccatacacaaaaataaactccaaatggattaaagacctaaatgtaaggccagacagtataaaactcctagaggaaaacataggcagaacactctatgacatacatcaaagcaagatcctttttgactcacctgctagaatcatggaaataaaatcaagaataaacaaatgggacctaatgaaacttaaaagcttttgcacagcaaaagaaaccagaaacaagacaagaagacaaccctcagaataggagaaaatacttgccaacaaagcaacggacaaaggattaatctccaaaatatacaagcagctcatgcagcttaataccaaaaaagcaaataacccaattacaaatgggccgaagacctaaacagacgtttctccaaagaagacatacagatggctaacaaactcatgaaaagatattcaacatcattaattatcagagaaatgcaagtcaaagccacaatgaggtatcacctcacaccaatcagaatggccatcatcacaaaatctagaaacaacaaatgttggagagggtgtggagaaaagggaactctcctgcgctgttggtgggaatgtaagttggtacagccactatggaaaacagtttggaggctccttaaaaaactaaaaatagaactaccatatcatccagtaatcccactattgggcatatacctagagaaaaccataatcccaaaagtaacatgtatcataatgttcattgcagcactatttacaatagccaggacatggaagcaacctaaatgcccatcaacaaatgaatggaaagagaagatgtggcatatatatacaatggaatattactcagctataaaaaggaatgagatggagctatatgtaatgaggtggatagacctagagtctgtcatacagagtgaagtaagtcagaaagagaaagacaaatattgtatgctaactcacatatacggaatctaaaaatggtactgatgaactcagtgacaagacaagaataaggatgcagatgcagagaatggactggagaactcgaggtttggggggagcggggggtgaaggggaagctgagacgaagtgagagagtagcatagacatatatagactaccaactgtaaagtagatagccagtgggaagttgctgtataacaaagggagttcaactcgaggatggatgatgccttagaggactaggacggggagggtggcggggagttgagggagggagggaatacgaggatatgtgtataaatacatatgattcaacttggtgtacctcaaaaactggtacaagtgtgtaaagcaattatattccaattaaataaataaataaataaataagattacaTATGTAGAAGAGACAGTCAACACTGCACTATTTTTATTGTAATAGCAAAAGACAGGAAGCAACTTAAATGACCACAGTTgacaagttgaaaaaaaatgtggtacaccTAAAAAACGTGAGGAAAAGCCACATGTGTCTACATGTGTAGATCTCCAAGATACACGTATTGTTAAGCAGAAACAGCAAGGTGTAGAGCGGCATGAATATTGTACAACCATTGTGTAAAGGCCACAAGGAAAAAGGTAGGTAATAAGCCAGTTGCTTTGTTAGCTACTAGTATGGAATATAGCAGTATGTAAGTAAGTTTGTTGACTGGTTCATTAGTTAGGTATTAGTGGCTTTCTGTCATAGAATAAAATATCTCTAGAAAGACAGACATGAAACTGTTAAGAATGCCTCAGAAGTGGAAGtaggagagagatttttttatatatactctTTAGAACACTTTGAATTTTTAACTATGAAAACGTATtacctattaaaatatttaaagcaaaaatgtagAATTAATTGCCCAAAGATTTTAGTTCATGAGTGTGCTTCCACTCAGTAGCATCTACCTAATCAgtagagaaattatttttactcTCAGAGGAGATTAAAATTCCTCCTTATCAGGAATCCAGTTGCAAGTTAATCTCTGAAATTTACATATTGTTATCTTTCAGCAAACTTTTAAGCCTGCCTTAGAGGCACCCAActctaattaaaattttctccaaaattatttctaaaaacttTTGGAGAGTATTTGgaacaaactattttaaaacaatatttaaacatAAGATTTAATgggataattcttttttaaaagaagagattaaaaaaaagaggttaaaaagTTTTGAACACAAACAAcgaaattcttgattttttttttttttaagaacaaaaagtACGTgtttggacttcccaggtggtgcagtggttaagaatcctcctgccaatgcaggggacacagtttcgagccctgctctgggaagattccacatgccacagagcagctaggcccgtgagccacaactattgagcccatgtgccgcagctattgaagcccacgcacctagagcccgtgcaagagaagccattacaacgaggagcccgcgcaccacaatgaagagtagcccccactctcagcaactagagaaagcccgtgtgcagcaatgaagacccaatgcagccaataaataaattaaaataaataaataaataaagtacctGTTTATTTAATTCACATGTGGCTTTGAGACTCGCTTTAGGAAAAAGTTTGAGACAatctgaaaaaggagaaaaatcatagcGTGTGATTCTAAAGGAAGAATAAACATGGAAAAAAGTCTGGTTGCCACTTAgagaaaatcaaaaccagaaaagagaaaagagatgggaTAGTGTAAAGAAACCTTCTAgtagttttaataaaattaaaatcaagttaTCCAAGTTTGGTGAGAGAAAAGGAATCTCCATAGGAAAAAGGGTTATTAGAGCTCACAGCCCAGGCCACtgtccaccacaactactgtCCCTTGGGGCTCACATAGTGACTATTACATTCTCCTCAGGAAGGTCACTGCTTCCCCATCTACACCCTAGTTCAGTAATAGACACAGTTTTTCTTAATTCCCCAGTAGGCAGTTAAGATAGTACAGTTAATTAAGACTTTTTAACTGAAGCCTTCCACATAACAGAGGGAGTACAAacagagagagtagcacagaatTTTATAACCTGACCCTCTGGATAATACCGGCTCTCTGGGACCCCTGGGGCCAATTTTAATAGTGTCCCAGGAAGAAATCATGCTCAGAGAGTTCCCAGATTGtactcccttcctctccttcccaaaGGAGAAACCTCACGACATGATCCCGTAGAAATCTGCCTATGAAGATGTTCCCACGTAAGCAGACTGTAGCTCTGTCATCCTCAGTTGAGTCTCTTCTGATGATCTGGATAAGGGGATCATGCCACCTAGGCCACCAGGAAGCCCCTGACCAACAAGATTAGCTGCCCAAACACCCCTCGAAGCCTGAGGTTGCTGAGGATGAGGATaaagggatggatggatgtgcACAAGTAGGTTAAAATTTGCCATGGCCAGTACCAGTCATTCTCTGAGAAGAACCCTGCAGCATCGATGATCAGGGACATGAAGGACAGGGCATAAAGAACGAGGAAGGAGACGAGTGACTTCAGAGCTCTGGTGTGAGCCTGGGCGCtgggatcctgcaagctgtgggCATTGTGCCGCATCCTccacgtgtgtctcctcagagAGTCAATCAACAGAGCCATCGAGACCAGGAAAACAGAGCAAGGAATTGAAAGGGTGACCAGTTTCAGGGGTAAGAAATAGTAAATTTCCAGCCTCCTGTTCCACTGATTGTAGGTCATGTTCCCAGAAAATTTTCTAATAAAGAAACCTTTATACAAAGCGTGGTTCCCCCAAAAGTACAGCAGGGTGACGATGAGGGAGGTGAAAAGAGAGCCCAGCAGGAGCCAGGGCACTGACCCTGGGAACCTCCACTTCAGCCAGAGGAAGGTGGGGTGGCTGAGGTTAGCAATCTTCATGCAGAAGAGGACACTGAGCCAGGAGCCAAACCAGAAGGTGACCGAGTTCAGGAAGTCCCAGGGTAGACCAAAGAACTGCCGGGTGGGACTGGTGCAGTACTCGGCCAGATGGTGGAAGTAGTAGAAGTTGTTCGCCATCCCAACCCACTGCAGGCAAAAGCGGGAGACGCCCAAGCTAAAGAGGATCATGTCGGAGGGGAGCAGCCTCCCGCGACGCACCCATTCTCTGCTCAGCACCAGCACAATGAAGCCATTGGCCAGGAGTCCCAGGACACAGAACAGGACAAAGAGCATCATGAAGAGGAC
The window above is part of the Hippopotamus amphibius kiboko isolate mHipAmp2 chromosome 4, mHipAmp2.hap2, whole genome shotgun sequence genome. Proteins encoded here:
- the TAS2R41 gene encoding taste receptor type 2 member 41 — translated: MQPAFTVLFMMLFVLFCVLGLLANGFIVLVLSREWVRRGRLLPSDMILFSLGVSRFCLQWVGMANNFYYFHHLAEYCTSPTRQFFGLPWDFLNSVTFWFGSWLSVLFCMKIANLSHPTFLWLKWRFPGSVPWLLLGSLFTSLIVTLLYFWGNHALYKGFFIRKFSGNMTYNQWNRRLEIYYFLPLKLVTLSIPCSVFLVSMALLIDSLRRHTWRMRHNAHSLQDPSAQAHTRALKSLVSFLVLYALSFMSLIIDAAGFFSENDWYWPWQILTYLCTSIHPFILILSNLRLRGVFGQLILLVRGFLVA